A genomic region of Trifolium pratense cultivar HEN17-A07 linkage group LG3, ARS_RC_1.1, whole genome shotgun sequence contains the following coding sequences:
- the LOC123912795 gene encoding receptor expression-enhancing protein 3-B-like: MASSWFLKLVFKCLHHLAWLLLALVYPMCASVHAMETDSYEETKHLISYWILLSLIYLFEYAFMSLLPWFHLWPYIKLMIVFWLIMPDFGRASYVYHNLICSMKPQIVTYWRNCFVEKDNFLMHAERYMKENGTEALEKLIASKNTMCRPDADVSNEIKAVEMLKTNGERLQTEHKGLEAIVKREIPATKQMTYANIEASRKVSSAIVETKGIMGRDPAGGEIPRSSTQKEVQKEWTCALCLVKTSSEITLNSHLNGRRHREACEAASATLKAKKQPASQKNVLPEPFRMINSKLICKVCNVMLPSEECMASHIKGVKHLSNMKS, encoded by the exons ATGGCTTCTTCATGGTTTCTCAAACTGGTTTTCAAATGCCTTCATCACTTAGCATG GCTTCTTCTTGCTCTGGTGTATCCTAT GTGTGCTTCCGTACACGCAATGGAGACTGATTCCTATGAAGAAACTAAGCATTTGATCTCATATTGGATACTTCTTTCATTAATTTACCTCTTTGAGTATGCTTTTATGAGCCTTCTTCCATG GTTTCACCTTTGGCCGTACATTAAGCTAATGATCGTCTTCTGGCTCATCATGCCTGACTTTGGACGAGCTTCTTATGTTTATCATAATCTTATTTGCTCCATGAAACCGCAAATAGTCACATACTGGAGGAATTGTTTTGTAGAGAAAGATAACTTTTTAATGCATGCAGAGAGATATATGAAAGAGAATGGAACTGAGGCCTTAGAGAAACTCATTGCTAGTAAG AACACAATGTGTAGGCCTGATGCAGACGTGTCGAATGAAATCAAAGCTGTTGAGATGCTAAAG ACAAATGGGGAAAGACTCCAAACAGAACACAAAGGTTTGGAGGCTATTGTGAAAAGAGAAATTCCTGCAACCAAACAA ATGACCTATGCTAATATTGAGGCAAGTCGAAAGGTATCATCAGCCATAGTAGAAACCAAAGGAATAATGGGAAGAGACCCAGCTGGTGGAGAGATTCCTCGGAGTTCTACACAGAAAGAAGTGCAGAAAGAGTGGACTTGTGCTTTGTGTTTGGTAAAAACATCGAGCGAGATAACCTTGAATTCCCACCTCAATGGGAGGAGACACAGGGAAGCTTGTGAAGCAGCATCCGCAACTTTGAAAGCAAAGAAGCAACCTGCTTCGCAAAAGAACGTCCTGCCAGAACCTTTTAGGATGATTAATTCCAAATTAATATGTAAAGTTTGTAATGTTATGCTTCCAAGTGAGGAGTGCATGGCCTCTCACATAAAAGGGGTGAAGCACTTGTCTAATATGAAAAGTTGA
- the LOC123912789 gene encoding uncharacterized protein LOC123912789 isoform X1: MAFSLFLNLTFKCLHHFAWPFLALLYPMCASVQAIETDSYEETKHLISYWILLSLIYLFEYALISLIPWFQPWLYIKLMIVFWLTIPDFGRASYVYNNLIRSMKPKIDTWRKCFVEEENFLMHVEKYMKENGSEALEKLIASKNTMCWNNAKTTNEIIATDNKEVLKTNGIKLQPEHKDIKDLEAIEEKEVHVTKQDIPFMPKIVTSQNASSVTKGTADSDTAGGKLPLSTTHKEVQKEWTCALCLITATSEKDLNSHLNGRKHRDSCEAALRAKKQAALQKLKNYQSKEDVKQKSFSNKLDSSVKNGDGIVNKGSKGTVAMHHKVLKNLSEPVRIHNSK, from the exons ATGGCTTTTTCATTGTTTCTCAATCTCACTTTCAAATGCCTTCATCATTTCGCATG GCCTTTTCTTGCTCTGCTGTATCCTAT GTGTGCTTCCGTACAAGCAATTGAGACTGATTCCTATGAAGAAACTAAGCATTTGATCTCATATTGGATACTTCTTTCATTAATTTACCTCTTTGAATATGCTTTAATCAGCCTTATTCCATG GTTTCAGCCCTGGCTGTACATTAAGCTAATGATCGTTTTCTGGCTCACTATACCGGACTTTGGACGAGCTTCTTATGTTTATAATAACCTTATTCGCTCCATGAAACCCAAAATAGACACATGGAGGAAGTGTTTTGTTGAGGAAGAAAACTTTTTAATGCATGTAGAGAAATATATGAAAGAGAATGGATCTGAAGCCTTAGAGAAACTCATTGCTAGCAAG AACACAATGTGTTGGAATAATGCAAAAACGACAAATGAAATCATCGCTACCGATAATAAAGAAGTACTAAAG ACAAATGGAATAAAACTCCAACCAGAACACAAAGACATCAAAGATTTGGAGGCTATTGAGGAAAAAGAAGTTCATGTTACAAAGCAA GATATTCCTTTTATGCCTAAAATTGTGACAAGTCAAAATGCATCATCAGTCACTAAAGGAACAGCAGACAGTGACACAGCTGGTGGCAAGCTTCCTCTTAGTACTACGCACAAGGAAGTACAGAAAGAGTGGACTTGTGCTTTGTGTTTGATAACAGCTACAAGTGAGAAAGACTTAAATTCCCACCTTAATGGGAGGAAACACAGAGATAGTTGTGAAGCAGCTTTGAGAGCAAAGAAGCAAGCTGCTCTGCAGAAGCTGAAAAATTATCAGTCCAAAGAGGATGTAAAACAGAAGAGTTTTAGCAATAAGTTAGATTCGAGTGTCAAGAATGGAGATGGAATTGTTAACAAAGGGTCGAAGGGAACAGTAGCGATGCATCATAAGGTGCTAAAGAATCTGTCTGAGCCTGTTAGGATACATAATTCCAAATAA